A genomic stretch from Chitinophaga agri includes:
- a CDS encoding aminotransferase-like domain-containing protein, translating to MISLSSNYPVLAEQQTAFRRIIERHYSTYNEWLTIKPANGNLEDRKTAATWLSGKGPAISEEQISIVTSGHQAIMVAIIAAGLQGAAIAVDEYTYGNFQAIARLLNVQVIGCKGDEKGMLPSALEAATARHNIKAVYVMGTINNPTGIVIPTDRRLELIAVARKNGQLILDDDAYGFLEENPPANFAQLAPDLGWFIYSLSKPIAPDIKVAYIVAPERYTAAIAAATKLTTSNPSTFFTSLVTNVIRSGELADLLHRKRAEGHLRQTQTKAFLSGFNVQGHENGFHCWLELPAGFTSMKLYKDLQDKGVEVMAGAAFAAPGTTGEYIRIAMGAEADMNKVLQGLDVIRTMIS from the coding sequence ATGATATCTTTAAGTTCCAACTACCCGGTACTGGCAGAACAACAGACAGCTTTCAGACGCATTATTGAAAGGCACTATTCCACCTATAATGAGTGGTTAACCATCAAGCCTGCCAATGGCAACCTGGAAGACCGAAAGACGGCCGCTACCTGGCTGTCAGGTAAAGGACCCGCTATCAGTGAAGAACAGATCTCTATTGTTACCTCCGGCCATCAGGCTATTATGGTGGCTATCATTGCTGCTGGTTTACAGGGAGCGGCGATCGCGGTAGATGAGTATACCTATGGTAACTTTCAGGCCATCGCCCGTTTACTGAATGTACAGGTGATCGGTTGTAAAGGTGATGAAAAAGGTATGCTCCCTTCCGCGTTGGAAGCAGCTACCGCCAGGCACAATATCAAAGCTGTATATGTGATGGGTACGATCAATAACCCGACGGGTATTGTGATACCAACTGACCGCAGACTCGAACTGATCGCTGTAGCCAGAAAAAACGGACAGCTCATTCTTGATGATGATGCCTATGGTTTCCTGGAAGAAAATCCACCTGCTAACTTTGCACAGCTGGCACCCGATCTGGGTTGGTTTATATACAGCTTATCCAAACCAATCGCACCCGATATCAAGGTAGCCTATATCGTCGCTCCTGAGCGTTATACAGCTGCGATAGCAGCTGCGACGAAACTGACTACCAGTAATCCGTCTACCTTCTTTACATCGCTTGTAACAAACGTTATACGCAGTGGTGAACTGGCTGACCTGTTACACCGTAAACGTGCGGAAGGTCATCTGCGGCAGACGCAGACCAAAGCATTCCTTTCCGGCTTTAATGTACAGGGACATGAGAATGGCTTTCACTGCTGGCTGGAATTACCTGCAGGCTTCACTTCCATGAAGTTATATAAAGATCTGCAGGATAAGGGAGTGGAAGTAATGGCGGGTGCTGCATTTGCGGCTCCCGGTACTACCGGTGAATACATCAGGATCGCGATGGGTGCAGAAGCAGACATGAATAAAGTGCTGCAGGGACTGGATGTGATCAGAACAATGATCTCGTAG
- a CDS encoding MFS transporter, which produces MKDLTVHLNLKQAHRIAASVFFFIAGLTYSSWACRIHDIKATFQLSDAALGSVLFALPIGLMVSLPVSGWLVTRYGSRKVLISAGLLFPVMLSAIGFAPGIWQLVILLFLFGLMNNLFEISMNTQAVGIEALYGRSIMASFHGLWSVGGFAGIGIGTIAVSQDIPVNYHFSLICVLCFLLVVFSWKYLLSEDEKTDSDAPIFARPDSSILKLGLIAFSSLVTEGTMFDWSGIYFQKVVQTPEHLTTVGYIAFMSTMAGGRFVADRFVTKLGTKRVLQLSGSLTTTGLIIAICLPYLVTATIGFLLVGIGVSSVVPLVLALAGKSKTMAPGVAIAAVSTVGFFGFLLGPPVIGFISEASDLRWSFALIALLGTGIMLLASQAGRISGDN; this is translated from the coding sequence ATGAAAGATCTGACTGTCCATTTGAACCTTAAACAGGCGCACCGCATTGCAGCAAGCGTGTTTTTCTTTATTGCCGGACTCACCTATTCCAGCTGGGCGTGCAGGATACATGATATCAAAGCCACCTTTCAGCTGAGTGATGCCGCACTGGGCAGTGTGCTCTTTGCGTTACCTATCGGACTGATGGTGAGTCTGCCTGTATCAGGCTGGCTGGTGACCCGTTACGGCAGCAGGAAGGTACTGATCAGTGCCGGACTATTATTCCCCGTGATGCTGTCTGCAATAGGCTTTGCACCTGGCATCTGGCAGTTGGTGATCCTGTTGTTCCTCTTTGGTCTCATGAACAACCTCTTTGAAATATCCATGAACACACAGGCTGTCGGAATTGAAGCTTTATATGGCAGGTCCATTATGGCTTCTTTCCACGGTCTGTGGAGTGTAGGAGGTTTCGCTGGTATCGGTATCGGTACGATCGCTGTTTCACAGGATATACCGGTAAACTATCATTTCTCACTGATCTGTGTGCTCTGTTTTCTACTGGTCGTATTCTCCTGGAAATATCTCTTGTCCGAAGATGAAAAAACTGACAGTGATGCACCGATATTCGCCCGTCCGGACAGCAGTATACTTAAACTGGGACTGATCGCATTTTCAAGCCTGGTAACAGAAGGTACGATGTTCGACTGGAGCGGGATCTATTTTCAGAAAGTGGTACAGACACCGGAGCACCTGACCACAGTCGGCTATATTGCTTTTATGAGTACCATGGCAGGCGGTCGTTTCGTTGCAGACAGGTTTGTCACGAAACTTGGTACAAAGCGTGTATTACAGCTGAGTGGATCGCTGACAACAACGGGACTGATCATTGCGATCTGTCTTCCATATCTGGTTACCGCCACCATCGGCTTTCTGCTGGTAGGTATAGGCGTATCATCTGTGGTACCGCTGGTACTGGCGCTGGCGGGCAAGTCTAAAACAATGGCACCCGGCGTAGCGATTGCAGCGGTGTCCACCGTAGGCTTTTTTGGGTTCCTGCTGGGACCACCTGTAATAGGGTTCATCTCAGAAGCCAGTGATCTGCGCTGGTCATTTGCCCTGATCGCATTACTCGGCACGGGAATTATGTTGCTGGCATCGCAGGCGGGCCGGATCTCAGGAGATAATTAG